One genomic segment of Meiothermus sp. QL-1 includes these proteins:
- a CDS encoding LacI family DNA-binding transcriptional regulator — MAKRKPTIHEVAHLAQVGIGTVSRVLNNHPSVRPETRNRVLSAMAHLGYSPNPHARRVAGGRSYTVSVILPVISTEFYSRLLEGIEQVLADERYEIALFPIFSPQRLRRYLENRSLAYQTDGLLVASQGLAHLLPHQKFPTERPVVLVDAHSPHYDSAYLDNRLGGRMAAQHLAQFPGSFFAIEMQEELDRVMGNTVGKERVVGFREGLQALGYDLPPTHIFPTRFSAEGGRLALQHFMRLAPPPYNIFAGADLLALGVLEEAERQGLRVGWEVRLLGFDGHPWTEARGLSTLAQPIEDMGAAAARLLMERIRGYCEGPRTLRFEPTLVVRASTQPPDNP, encoded by the coding sequence GTGGCCAAACGCAAACCCACCATCCACGAAGTCGCCCACCTCGCCCAGGTGGGCATCGGTACCGTCAGCCGGGTGCTCAACAACCACCCTTCGGTGCGCCCGGAAACCCGCAACCGGGTGCTCTCGGCCATGGCCCACCTGGGCTACAGCCCCAACCCCCACGCCCGCCGCGTGGCGGGGGGCCGGAGCTACACCGTCTCGGTGATTCTCCCGGTCATCTCCACCGAGTTCTACAGCCGACTGCTGGAGGGCATTGAGCAGGTCCTGGCGGATGAACGATACGAAATAGCGCTCTTTCCTATCTTCTCCCCCCAGCGGCTTCGGCGCTACCTGGAAAACCGCTCCTTAGCCTACCAGACCGATGGACTGCTGGTGGCCTCGCAGGGCCTGGCCCACCTGCTGCCCCACCAAAAGTTCCCCACCGAGCGCCCGGTGGTGCTGGTGGACGCCCACAGCCCCCACTACGACTCGGCCTACCTGGACAATCGCCTGGGCGGCCGGATGGCCGCCCAGCACCTGGCCCAGTTCCCCGGCAGCTTCTTTGCCATCGAGATGCAGGAGGAGCTGGATAGGGTGATGGGCAACACGGTGGGCAAGGAGCGGGTGGTGGGTTTCCGGGAGGGCCTACAGGCCCTGGGGTACGACCTTCCCCCTACCCACATCTTCCCCACCCGCTTCTCGGCCGAGGGCGGGCGGCTGGCCCTGCAGCACTTCATGCGGCTGGCTCCTCCCCCCTACAACATCTTTGCCGGGGCCGACCTGCTGGCGCTGGGGGTGCTGGAGGAGGCCGAGCGGCAGGGGCTGAGGGTGGGCTGGGAGGTACGCCTGCTGGGGTTTGATGGCCACCCCTGGACCGAGGCCCGGGGGCTTTCCACCCTAGCCCAGCCCATCGAGGATATGGGCGCAGCCGCCGCCCGGCTCTTGATGGAACGCATCCGCGGCTATTGCGAAGGCCCCCGTACCCTCCGCTTCGAGCCTACCCTGGTGGTACGGGCCTCGACCCAACCCCCGGACAACCCATAG
- a CDS encoding cryptochrome/photolyase family protein, producing MNLWLLGDQLNHALVRQLAPRQVLLVEAYELGRTPPMHPQKLVLFFSAMRHFAQELRKEGYPVVYLRAERLEEALDRYFEEHPGATLSQVEPADHGFAERVRAWVEARGGHYQLLPNPLWLLPAEAFDRWAKGRDVYRLEHFYRYMRRRTGYLMQQGRPLGGVWNFDRENRKTPPSGYRPPEPLLFTPDALTRSVAAMVRARFRGHWGEIEPFAWPVTRKEALAALEDFVRHRLPQFGPYQDALLEQSWSLHHSLLSPALNLGLLHPAEVVERAVAAWAEGGVPLASLEGFVRQIIGWREFVYHVYRREMPALAQANQLEAERPLPPLYWGAPTRMRCLAVVVGRVRERGYAHHIERLMVLANFALIYGVLPQAANDWFMRAFVDSADWVMVPNVLGMGLFASPVLSSKPYAASGRYIARMGNHCAQCFYKVGETLGEQACPFNSLYWDFLIAHRSRLGGHPRLGALYGTLDRWGPAFQAALRQQAAFWRERIGQGEA from the coding sequence ATGAACCTCTGGCTTCTGGGAGACCAGCTCAACCACGCCCTGGTGCGGCAGCTTGCCCCTAGACAGGTCCTGCTGGTAGAGGCCTACGAGCTGGGCCGCACCCCGCCCATGCACCCCCAGAAGCTGGTGCTCTTCTTCTCGGCCATGCGGCACTTTGCCCAGGAGCTGAGAAAGGAGGGCTACCCGGTGGTTTACCTGCGGGCCGAGCGGCTGGAGGAGGCTTTGGACCGCTATTTTGAGGAGCACCCGGGGGCCACCTTGAGCCAGGTAGAGCCGGCCGACCATGGTTTTGCCGAGCGGGTGAGGGCATGGGTTGAGGCCAGGGGCGGGCACTACCAGCTTTTGCCCAACCCCTTGTGGCTTCTGCCCGCAGAGGCCTTCGACCGCTGGGCGAAGGGGCGCGATGTCTACCGCCTGGAGCACTTTTACCGCTATATGCGCCGGCGCACCGGCTACCTGATGCAGCAAGGGCGGCCCCTGGGGGGGGTGTGGAACTTTGATAGGGAAAACCGCAAGACCCCGCCTTCGGGCTACCGTCCGCCCGAGCCCCTGCTTTTTACCCCCGACGCCCTGACCCGCTCGGTTGCGGCAATGGTGCGGGCGCGCTTTAGGGGACACTGGGGCGAAATCGAGCCCTTTGCCTGGCCGGTGACCCGGAAGGAGGCCCTGGCGGCTTTAGAGGACTTCGTGCGCCACCGGCTGCCCCAGTTTGGCCCCTACCAGGATGCCCTGCTCGAGCAGAGCTGGAGCCTGCACCACTCGCTGCTCTCGCCGGCTCTCAACCTGGGGCTTCTGCACCCAGCCGAGGTGGTGGAGCGGGCCGTGGCGGCTTGGGCGGAGGGCGGTGTGCCCCTGGCCAGCCTCGAGGGCTTCGTGCGCCAGATCATCGGCTGGCGCGAGTTCGTCTACCATGTCTACCGGCGCGAGATGCCCGCCTTAGCCCAGGCCAACCAGCTTGAGGCTGAGCGCCCTCTGCCTCCCCTCTACTGGGGGGCCCCCACGCGGATGCGCTGCTTGGCGGTGGTGGTGGGGCGGGTGCGCGAGCGGGGGTATGCCCACCACATCGAGCGGCTGATGGTGTTGGCTAACTTTGCTCTAATCTACGGGGTTCTCCCCCAGGCGGCGAACGACTGGTTCATGCGGGCTTTTGTGGACTCGGCCGACTGGGTCATGGTGCCCAACGTTTTGGGCATGGGGCTCTTTGCCTCACCGGTGCTCTCCTCCAAGCCCTACGCGGCCAGCGGGCGTTACATCGCCCGCATGGGCAATCACTGCGCGCAGTGCTTCTACAAGGTAGGGGAGACCCTGGGCGAGCAAGCCTGTCCCTTCAATAGCCTCTACTGGGACTTCCTGATAGCGCACCGCTCTCGCCTGGGGGGCCACCCCCGCCTGGGGGCGCTTTACGGGACGCTGGACCGGTGGGGCCCTGCGTTTCAGGCGGCCCTGCGCCAGCAGGCCGCTTTTTGGCGGGAACGGATTGGGCAGGGGGAGGCATAA